One genomic segment of Ignavibacteriota bacterium includes these proteins:
- the rpmA gene encoding 50S ribosomal protein L27 gives MAHKKGQGSTRNGRDSNPQYLGVKRFGGEKVSAGSILVRQRGTKFHPGSNVKKGSDDTLFAVMDGVVKFEVKRNNRKYISVYESLN, from the coding sequence ATGGCTCATAAAAAAGGTCAAGGATCCACTAGAAACGGTAGAGATAGCAATCCGCAGTATCTTGGCGTAAAAAGATTTGGCGGTGAAAAAGTTAGTGCCGGATCAATTTTAGTTAGACAAAGAGGAACTAAATTTCATCCTGGCAGTAACGTGAAAAAAGGAAGCGACGATACACTTTTTGCAGTTATGGATGGAGTTGTAAAATTTGAAGTAAAAAGAAATAATAGAAAATATATAAGTGTTTACGAAAGTTTGAATTAG
- the pstA gene encoding phosphate ABC transporter permease PstA, which produces MGTTKFLFFLLAFILLMVLGKIVYEGIGIISLEFIFDEPRNNMTEGGIWPAIFGTLAVTTIMVLLSVPVGVSAAIYLSQYAKDTFLTRIIRTAVNNLAGVPSIVFGLFGLGFFILFIGRNIDEVLGTGLLWGQPCLLWAAATLSVLVLPIVIVSTLEALISVPKSHIDASFGLGATKWQTIKKVVFPQAKPGILTGTILAISRGVGETAPILFLGAAFFLPNLPVVDLCIGDYCIPMINPAEQFMYLAYHIFILATQSSNPTLTMPIQYGSTLVLIAITFLLNITAIVLRYKYRKQLGKI; this is translated from the coding sequence ATTGGTACTACAAAATTTTTATTCTTTTTGTTAGCATTTATTCTATTGATGGTTTTAGGCAAAATTGTTTACGAGGGAATTGGAATAATATCCTTAGAATTTATTTTTGATGAACCAAGAAACAATATGACCGAAGGCGGAATTTGGCCCGCAATTTTTGGTACTTTAGCAGTAACAACTATAATGGTATTGCTTTCTGTTCCGGTGGGTGTTTCGGCGGCAATTTATTTATCTCAATATGCTAAAGATACTTTTTTAACAAGAATTATAAGAACCGCAGTAAATAATTTAGCCGGAGTTCCTTCAATAGTTTTTGGGTTATTCGGACTCGGATTTTTTATTTTGTTTATCGGCAGAAATATTGATGAAGTTTTAGGTACTGGATTATTATGGGGACAACCGTGTTTACTTTGGGCTGCTGCTACATTAAGCGTTTTAGTTTTGCCGATTGTAATCGTTTCAACTTTGGAAGCATTAATTTCAGTTCCTAAAAGTCACATTGATGCTTCATTCGGACTTGGCGCAACAAAATGGCAGACAATAAAAAAAGTAGTTTTTCCGCAAGCAAAGCCCGGAATTTTAACCGGAACAATATTGGCTATTAGTCGAGGTGTTGGTGAAACTGCACCAATCTTATTTTTAGGTGCAGCATTTTTTCTTCCAAATTTACCAGTTGTTGATTTGTGCATTGGTGATTATTGCATTCCGATGATAAATCCCGCAGAACAATTTATGTATTTGGCATATCACATATTTATTTTAGCAACACAATCTTCAAATCCAACATTAACAATGCCAATACAATATGGATCAACATTAGTTTTGATTGCGATAACATTTTTATTAAATATTACGGCAATAGTTTTAAGATATAAATATAGAAAGCAGTTGGGAAAAATTTAA
- a CDS encoding TerB family tellurite resistance protein: MFDFIIDSFKKCKNNPDENLKNHTIQIAACALFLEIANADENFSIDEEDKILAIMKNNFSLTEEELNLLISKSKEEIKKSVSLYEFTEVMNKHFDQNEKFNLIKNLWHIAFIDGNIDQYEEHYIKKICNNLHLSHKDRIAAKLEVKSELGL; the protein is encoded by the coding sequence ATGTTTGATTTTATTATAGATTCATTTAAGAAATGTAAAAATAATCCGGATGAGAATTTAAAGAATCACACAATTCAAATTGCGGCTTGTGCATTATTTTTAGAAATTGCTAATGCAGATGAAAATTTTTCAATTGATGAAGAAGATAAAATATTAGCAATTATGAAAAACAATTTTTCACTTACGGAAGAAGAATTAAATTTGCTGATTTCAAAATCGAAAGAAGAAATTAAAAAATCTGTAAGTCTTTATGAATTTACTGAAGTTATGAACAAACATTTTGATCAAAATGAAAAGTTTAATCTAATTAAAAATCTTTGGCATATTGCTTTTATTGATGGAAATATTGATCAATATGAAGAACATTATATAAAGAAAATTTGCAACAATTTACATCTTTCTCATAAAGATAGAATTGCAGCAAAACTTGAAGTTAAATCAGAATTAGGGTTGTAA
- a CDS encoding heme-binding domain-containing protein, whose product MKKILLIIVAVFAVIQFIRIDKTNPEAKQENDFINFSNPPTEISTVIKNACYDCHSHQTKYPWYSDIAPVSWLLKNHIDDGRRHLNFSIWNEYDNEKQLHKLDECIEMIKSGEMPMQGYVMMHSEAKLSDEQKNALIEWFNSKIQK is encoded by the coding sequence ATGAAAAAAATATTATTAATAATTGTTGCGGTTTTTGCGGTAATTCAATTTATAAGAATTGATAAAACAAATCCGGAAGCAAAACAAGAAAATGATTTTATTAATTTTAGCAATCCTCCAACTGAAATAAGTACAGTAATAAAAAATGCATGCTACGATTGTCATTCGCATCAAACAAAATATCCGTGGTATTCAGATATTGCTCCGGTTTCTTGGCTGTTGAAAAATCATATTGATGACGGAAGACGTCATTTAAATTTTTCAATTTGGAATGAATATGATAATGAAAAACAATTACATAAACTGGATGAATGTATTGAAATGATTAAATCCGGTGAAATGCCAATGCAAGGTTATGTTATGATGCATTCCGAAGCAAAGTTGAGTGATGAACAAAAGAATGCTTTAATTGAATGGTTTAATTCCAAAATACAAAAATGA
- a CDS encoding ATP-binding protein — MLVKKSFQQKYKSDPELLPEIEKFILDTIQNEIKISDEKKNSIEISIAEAAANSIIHGNNSDPQKNIFVNLSINQKKIKISFKDEGNGFNPKKIPNPTIPENILKGSGRGLFIMKSLADDVKFNFDKNGTELILTFYL, encoded by the coding sequence ATGCTTGTGAAAAAAAGTTTTCAACAAAAATATAAAAGCGATCCCGAACTGCTTCCCGAAATAGAAAAATTTATTTTGGATACAATTCAAAATGAAATAAAAATAAGTGATGAAAAGAAAAATTCAATCGAAATTTCTATTGCCGAAGCTGCAGCAAATAGTATAATTCACGGAAATAATTCAGATCCTCAAAAAAATATTTTTGTAAACTTATCAATTAATCAAAAAAAAATTAAAATATCATTTAAAGATGAGGGAAACGGTTTTAATCCGAAAAAAATTCCCAATCCAACAATTCCGGAAAATATTTTAAAAGGAAGCGGAAGAGGATTATTTATTATGAAATCTTTAGCCGATGATGTAAAATTTAATTTCGATAAAAATGGGACGGAATTAATTTTAACTTTTTATTTGTAA
- a CDS encoding PstS family phosphate ABC transporter substrate-binding protein, whose translation MKLNKKLTLVISAILVGLVFLTGCKKKEEVEKTIVSVKGSDTMVNLSQKWAETYMKKNPNASIQVTGGGSGTGVAALLNGTMDIANSSRELKEKEYEIAKSKSITPKEFKVALDGIAVIVNTTNPINELTIAQVRDIFIGKYLNWKELSGSDSPIVLYGRENSSGTYEFFKEHVLGKDERGETRDFANNTQVLQGTAALGEAVAHDLKGIGYGGVGYFAARTDVKILKIKADEQALAIAPAQDGKVNYEAIWNGTYSISRYLYCYTNGTPDKKVQDFMDFILSKEGQDLVKQMEYIPLPQ comes from the coding sequence ATGAAACTTAACAAAAAATTAACATTAGTAATCTCTGCAATATTAGTCGGTTTAGTTTTTTTAACCGGATGCAAGAAAAAAGAAGAAGTTGAAAAAACTATTGTTTCGGTAAAAGGATCGGATACTATGGTAAATCTTTCTCAGAAATGGGCTGAAACTTATATGAAGAAGAACCCAAATGCTTCAATTCAAGTAACCGGCGGAGGCTCCGGAACCGGAGTTGCAGCTTTGTTGAACGGTACTATGGATATTGCAAATTCGAGCAGAGAATTAAAAGAAAAAGAATATGAAATTGCAAAATCAAAAAGCATAACTCCTAAAGAATTTAAAGTTGCGTTAGATGGAATTGCAGTAATTGTTAACACAACAAATCCAATTAATGAATTAACTATTGCCCAAGTTAGAGATATCTTTATAGGAAAATATTTGAACTGGAAAGAACTCAGCGGTTCAGATTCACCAATTGTATTATATGGAAGAGAAAACAGCAGCGGGACTTATGAATTTTTCAAAGAACATGTTTTAGGAAAAGATGAAAGAGGTGAAACAAGAGATTTTGCAAATAATACACAAGTTTTACAAGGAACAGCAGCTTTAGGTGAAGCAGTTGCGCATGATCTTAAAGGAATTGGTTATGGCGGAGTTGGTTATTTTGCCGCAAGAACTGATGTGAAAATTCTAAAAATTAAAGCAGATGAACAAGCTTTAGCAATTGCACCGGCTCAAGACGGAAAAGTAAATTACGAAGCAATTTGGAATGGTACTTATTCAATTTCAAGATATTTATATTGCTACACAAATGGTACACCCGATAAAAAAGTACAAGATTTTATGGATTTTATTCTTTCAAAAGAAGGACAAGATTTAGTTAAACAAATGGAATATATTCCATTACCACAATAA
- the pstC gene encoding phosphate ABC transporter permease subunit PstC — MTEIQTSDEKVEVEDSVQERAESSLYGKKISLKVRVKEKIIEYFFALNGAVALIFIILIFIFLFKEGINALNNIGLLDFIYYDQVQLNQTVERLFEWYPTSSEERYSLLPLIVGTLLTAIPATLISTFFGVAAGVYLSEIVNPKLREFLKPMIELFASIPTVVLGFLILVVGATIFNDLFHPSNRLNAFIASLGLSFVIIPIIASMTEDALRSIPTDLRMASYGLGATKWQTISRVIIPAGFSGVSASIILGFGRAVGETMIVLMAAGNAANITTDLLLSVRTMTATIAAEMGEVSQGSDHYYALFFIGIILFTITFFLNLIAEIIINKMRKKNVF, encoded by the coding sequence ATGACTGAAATTCAGACATCGGATGAAAAAGTTGAAGTTGAAGATTCTGTTCAAGAAAGAGCAGAATCTTCTCTTTATGGAAAAAAAATATCTTTAAAAGTTAGAGTTAAAGAAAAAATTATTGAATATTTTTTTGCATTAAATGGCGCAGTTGCATTAATATTTATTATTCTAATATTTATATTTTTATTCAAAGAAGGAATAAATGCGCTAAATAATATTGGTTTGCTTGATTTTATATATTACGATCAAGTTCAATTAAATCAAACTGTTGAAAGACTTTTCGAATGGTATCCAACTTCAAGTGAAGAAAGATATTCTTTGCTTCCACTTATTGTTGGAACTTTACTTACCGCAATACCGGCTACATTAATTTCAACATTTTTTGGAGTTGCCGCGGGAGTTTATCTTTCGGAAATCGTAAATCCAAAATTGCGGGAATTTTTAAAACCAATGATTGAGCTTTTTGCAAGTATTCCAACCGTGGTTTTGGGATTTTTAATATTAGTTGTCGGAGCAACAATTTTTAACGATTTGTTTCATCCATCAAATAGATTGAACGCATTTATTGCTTCACTTGGTTTATCATTTGTAATTATTCCGATTATTGCATCAATGACTGAAGATGCGTTAAGATCAATTCCAACAGATTTAAGAATGGCTTCATATGGATTGGGCGCAACCAAATGGCAGACTATAAGCAGAGTTATTATTCCAGCCGGATTTAGTGGAGTTTCCGCAAGTATAATTTTAGGATTTGGGAGAGCCGTTGGCGAAACAATGATTGTTTTAATGGCTGCCGGAAATGCCGCAAATATTACAACAGATTTATTATTAAGTGTGCGAACAATGACTGCAACTATTGCCGCAGAAATGGGTGAAGTTTCACAAGGTTCTGATCACTATTATGCATTATTTTTTATTGGAATAATACTTTTTACAATTACATTTTTTCTAAATTTAATTGCAGAAATTATTATAAACAAAATGCGCAAGAAAAATGTTTTTTAG
- the pta gene encoding phosphate acetyltransferase, with protein sequence MADLKLIEEIKAKAKNLRRTIVLPESHDDRVLKAAQKLTSEGIAKVITLGNEDKIRSRARELECDLSGVRIIDYEKSEMFSDFSNIFFNMRKHKGVTIEQARETLKRDLFFGAMLVKESKADGFVAGSTASTGDVLRAALQCVGMPDGISIVSSFFLMIFPNRVFSFADCAVVPNPDAAQLADIAITTAENHKKLTGGEPYVAMLSFSTKGSAKHELVDKVLEATSIAKQKNPNLMIDGELQFDAAIVESIGKKKAPESNVAGRANVLVFPDLQAGNIGYKIAQRLGGAEAVGPVVQGLKKPLFDLSRGCSVDDIVNTSAIAALMS encoded by the coding sequence ATGGCAGATTTAAAATTAATTGAAGAAATTAAAGCAAAAGCAAAAAATTTGAGGAGAACAATTGTTCTTCCGGAATCTCATGATGATAGAGTTTTAAAAGCAGCTCAAAAGCTAACTAGCGAAGGTATTGCAAAAGTTATAACTCTCGGAAACGAAGATAAAATTCGCTCAAGAGCAAGAGAATTGGAATGCGATCTTTCCGGAGTTAGAATTATTGATTACGAAAAATCAGAAATGTTTAGTGATTTTTCGAACATATTTTTTAACATGAGAAAACACAAAGGTGTTACAATTGAGCAAGCAAGAGAAACTTTAAAACGTGATTTATTTTTCGGTGCGATGTTAGTAAAAGAATCAAAAGCAGATGGATTTGTTGCCGGTTCTACAGCTTCCACCGGTGATGTTTTAAGAGCAGCTTTGCAATGCGTTGGAATGCCGGATGGAATTTCAATTGTTTCAAGTTTCTTTTTAATGATTTTCCCAAATAGAGTTTTTTCATTTGCGGATTGTGCAGTAGTTCCAAATCCGGATGCAGCACAATTAGCCGATATTGCAATTACAACGGCAGAAAATCATAAAAAATTAACGGGAGGAGAACCTTATGTTGCAATGCTTTCTTTCTCAACAAAAGGAAGTGCAAAACACGAATTGGTAGATAAAGTTTTAGAAGCTACATCAATTGCAAAACAGAAAAATCCTAATTTAATGATTGATGGCGAACTTCAATTTGATGCCGCAATTGTTGAATCAATCGGAAAGAAAAAAGCTCCGGAAAGTAATGTTGCTGGTCGTGCAAATGTTTTAGTTTTCCCGGATTTGCAAGCAGGCAATATTGGTTATAAAATTGCGCAAAGATTAGGCGGAGCAGAAGCCGTTGGTCCGGTTGTTCAAGGATTGAAAAAACCTCTATTTGATTTAAGCCGCGGATGCAGTGTTGATGATATTGTAAATACTTCCGCAATTGCAGCTCTTATGTCATAA
- a CDS encoding phosphate ABC transporter ATP-binding protein: MKNTKILTKDLSLYYGDKQALKDISLQIPEKQVTAFIGPSGCGKSTFLRVINRMNDLIGNVNITGEVIIDGINIYDKNIDVVNLRKRIGMVFQKSNLFPKTIYENIIYGPSINGIRDKKKLEEIVEKSLKQSAIWEEVKDRLHESALSLSGGQQQRLCIARALAVKPDIILMDEPASALDPISTAKIEELIHELKEDYTIVIVTHNMQQAARVSDKTAFFYLGELIEFDGTSKIFTNPSKKQTEDYITGRFG; the protein is encoded by the coding sequence ATGAAGAACACAAAAATATTAACAAAAGATTTAAGTTTATATTATGGCGATAAACAAGCACTTAAAGACATTTCTTTACAAATTCCGGAAAAGCAAGTTACTGCATTTATTGGTCCATCCGGCTGCGGAAAATCGACTTTTTTGCGTGTAATAAATAGAATGAATGATTTAATTGGAAATGTTAATATAACCGGTGAAGTTATAATTGACGGAATAAATATTTATGATAAAAATATTGATGTTGTAAATTTACGTAAACGAATCGGAATGGTTTTTCAAAAATCAAATTTATTCCCCAAAACTATTTATGAAAATATTATTTATGGACCATCGATAAATGGAATTAGAGATAAAAAGAAATTGGAAGAAATTGTTGAAAAATCATTAAAACAATCTGCAATATGGGAAGAAGTTAAAGATAGATTACATGAATCAGCATTAAGTCTTTCCGGAGGGCAGCAGCAAAGATTATGCATTGCAAGAGCCTTAGCAGTTAAACCGGATATAATTTTAATGGATGAACCCGCAAGTGCACTTGATCCAATTTCAACTGCAAAAATTGAAGAATTAATTCATGAATTGAAAGAAGATTATACAATTGTAATTGTTACGCACAACATGCAGCAAGCCGCAAGAGTAAGCGATAAAACAGCATTTTTTTATCTTGGGGAATTGATTGAATTTGACGGAACATCAAAAATTTTTACAAATCCATCAAAAAAACAAACAGAAGATTATATAACCGGAAGATTTGGCTAA
- a CDS encoding MBL fold metallo-hydrolase, whose product MEIQFIGAAKTVTGSMHLVTTGTTKFLVDCGLYQGKRKEAFEINRHFDFFDPSEIDFVILTHAHIDHSGNLPTLVSKGFKGKIYATFATRDLVTIMLRDSAHIQEKDVEFVNKARSKQGKNLFEPLYSPKDVSNTLKLFVGLNYHHDIEITPDIKLYFADAGHILGSAVSHLTINENGKEIKVGFSGDLGRPNLPILRDPEKIGNVDYFICESTYGGRSHDNPKDSEHQLARVINRAVQRNAKIIVPAFSVGRTQELVYALHRIFLRGDAPRIPVFVDSPLSVNATEVFRLHPECFDNETEEFILKDKDPFGFNQLNYISEVSESKELNSYNGPLMIISSSGMCEAGRIQHHLKNNIENPNNIILMVGYSAQHTLGRRIMDKDEFVKIFGDEYKLKAEVIVLNSFSAHADENELITYVNNFDKKMMKNIFLVHGEFDQQEIFKNRILENGFSKVTIPEKGDVFVLD is encoded by the coding sequence ATGGAAATTCAATTTATTGGCGCAGCAAAAACCGTAACCGGATCAATGCATTTGGTTACTACCGGAACAACAAAATTTTTAGTCGATTGCGGATTATATCAAGGTAAAAGAAAGGAAGCTTTTGAAATAAACAGACATTTTGATTTTTTTGATCCTTCCGAAATTGATTTTGTGATTTTAACTCACGCACATATTGATCACTCCGGAAATTTACCGACTTTGGTTAGCAAAGGGTTTAAAGGAAAAATTTACGCAACTTTTGCGACAAGAGATTTAGTTACAATAATGCTGCGGGACAGTGCGCACATTCAAGAAAAAGACGTTGAGTTTGTAAATAAGGCAAGATCAAAGCAAGGTAAAAATTTGTTTGAGCCATTGTACTCTCCAAAAGATGTTTCAAATACTTTAAAACTTTTTGTCGGTTTAAATTATCACCACGATATTGAAATTACTCCGGATATAAAATTATACTTTGCAGATGCGGGACATATTCTTGGTTCGGCAGTTTCACATTTAACAATAAATGAAAACGGAAAAGAAATTAAAGTTGGATTTAGCGGAGATTTAGGAAGACCAAATCTTCCAATTTTACGCGACCCGGAAAAAATTGGAAACGTAGATTATTTTATTTGCGAAAGTACATACGGCGGAAGAAGTCATGATAATCCTAAAGATTCAGAACATCAGCTTGCAAGAGTTATAAATCGTGCAGTTCAAAGAAATGCAAAAATTATTGTTCCGGCTTTCAGCGTTGGAAGAACTCAAGAATTAGTTTACGCTTTGCACAGAATTTTTTTAAGAGGAGATGCACCAAGAATTCCGGTTTTTGTTGATAGTCCGCTTTCCGTAAATGCAACAGAAGTTTTCAGACTTCATCCCGAATGTTTTGATAACGAAACCGAAGAATTTATTTTAAAGGATAAAGACCCATTTGGATTCAATCAATTGAATTATATTTCAGAAGTTTCTGAATCTAAAGAATTAAATTCATACAATGGACCATTGATGATTATTTCAAGTTCGGGAATGTGCGAAGCCGGAAGAATTCAGCATCATTTAAAAAATAATATTGAAAATCCAAATAACATTATATTGATGGTTGGCTATTCTGCGCAGCATACATTAGGAAGAAGAATTATGGATAAGGATGAATTTGTGAAAATTTTTGGTGATGAATATAAACTGAAAGCAGAAGTGATTGTACTAAATTCATTCAGTGCTCATGCAGATGAAAACGAACTTATCACTTATGTAAATAATTTTGATAAAAAAATGATGAAAAATATTTTCCTTGTTCACGGCGAATTTGATCAGCAAGAAATATTTAAAAATAGAATTTTGGAAAACGGATTTAGCAAAGTTACAATTCCAGAAAAAGGTGATGTTTTTGTTTTGGATTAA
- a CDS encoding phosphate ABC transporter substrate-binding protein gives MRTLKLISIIIFFVSCSNSTNLQKNIIRIKGSDTMLLINQKLAEKFMIEHPNISIYIEGGGSAEGIKSLLNSEVDICASSRTLDPNEIKELAEKFNTIGMSFLIAKDALSIYVNEKNSIRNISLNNLEKIFTCEITNWKELGGFNSEIKVASRPTSSGTYGYFKKHVLLDQEFCDNSFIIPTTKQIVEFIKNNENAIGYGGVGYGDESIEISVNNFKPSEENVINGNYPLARYLRYYATNKISGITQAYIDWVVSEKGQKIIKENGFFPLY, from the coding sequence ATGAGAACTTTAAAATTAATTTCGATTATAATATTTTTTGTTTCGTGCAGCAATTCAACAAATTTGCAAAAAAATATAATTAGAATTAAAGGATCTGATACGATGCTTTTGATAAATCAGAAACTTGCTGAAAAATTTATGATCGAACATCCGAACATTTCTATTTATATAGAAGGCGGCGGTTCTGCAGAAGGAATAAAATCTTTATTAAATTCTGAAGTAGATATTTGTGCTTCATCGCGAACTTTAGATCCTAATGAAATAAAAGAATTAGCGGAAAAATTTAATACAATTGGAATGTCTTTTTTAATCGCAAAAGATGCATTATCAATTTACGTAAATGAGAAAAATTCGATTAGAAATATCAGCCTAAATAATTTAGAAAAAATTTTCACTTGCGAAATTACAAATTGGAAAGAATTAGGCGGATTTAATTCTGAGATAAAGGTTGCATCGCGACCGACTTCATCCGGCACTTACGGTTACTTTAAAAAACATGTTTTGCTCGATCAAGAATTTTGTGATAATTCTTTTATAATTCCAACAACGAAACAAATTGTAGAATTTATTAAAAATAATGAAAATGCAATTGGTTACGGCGGCGTTGGTTACGGAGATGAATCGATAGAAATTTCAGTAAATAATTTCAAACCATCTGAGGAAAATGTTATTAATGGTAATTATCCGCTTGCAAGATATTTGAGATATTATGCAACAAATAAAATTTCCGGAATTACTCAAGCATATATTGATTGGGTTGTGAGTGAAAAAGGTCAAAAAATTATTAAAGAAAACGGTTTTTTCCCGCTTTATTAG
- the mdh gene encoding malate dehydrogenase, with protein sequence MTKKKIALIGGGQIGGVLAQLIAQKELADVILFDIVEDMPQGKTLDIAEASRIDGFDVSLKGANKYQDIAGSDLVIVTAGLPRKPGMSRDDLLVTNAKIMRSVAEGVKEFAPNSIVIIISNPLDAMVTLFQKVSGFPHHKVIGQAGVLDSSRFSTFIAWELGVSVKDVNAMVLGGHGDTMVPLVRYANVNGVPVMELLERKYNDSAKAKEVMTAMVERTKMAGGEVVKLLKTGSAFYSPASAAIAMAESILGDQKRVLASCVYLNGEYSVNGYYVGVPAVLGETGCEKILEITLNDEEQALFNNSVKAVTELVADMDRLGF encoded by the coding sequence ATGACTAAGAAAAAAATTGCATTAATTGGCGGTGGACAAATAGGCGGAGTTTTAGCTCAGCTTATTGCTCAAAAAGAATTAGCAGATGTTATTTTATTTGATATTGTTGAAGATATGCCTCAAGGTAAAACTCTTGATATAGCTGAAGCTTCACGCATTGATGGATTTGATGTGAGTTTAAAAGGCGCAAATAAATATCAAGATATTGCCGGTTCTGATTTAGTAATTGTTACTGCCGGATTACCTCGTAAACCCGGAATGAGCAGAGATGATTTATTAGTTACAAATGCAAAAATTATGAGAAGTGTTGCAGAAGGAGTTAAAGAATTTGCACCAAATTCTATTGTAATTATTATTTCAAATCCTTTAGATGCAATGGTTACACTTTTTCAAAAAGTATCGGGTTTTCCTCATCACAAAGTTATTGGTCAAGCTGGAGTTTTAGATTCTTCAAGATTTTCAACTTTTATTGCATGGGAATTAGGAGTTTCAGTAAAAGATGTTAACGCAATGGTTTTGGGCGGACACGGAGATACAATGGTTCCGCTTGTTCGTTATGCAAATGTAAACGGTGTTCCGGTAATGGAATTATTGGAAAGAAAATATAATGATTCAGCAAAAGCCAAAGAAGTTATGACTGCAATGGTTGAAAGAACAAAAATGGCCGGCGGTGAAGTTGTAAAATTATTGAAAACTGGTTCAGCATTTTATTCACCGGCTTCTGCGGCAATTGCAATGGCAGAATCCATTTTGGGAGATCAAAAAAGAGTTTTGGCTTCATGTGTTTATTTAAATGGTGAATATTCGGTAAATGGATATTACGTTGGAGTTCCGGCAGTTTTAGGTGAAACCGGATGCGAAAAGATTTTAGAAATTACACTTAACGATGAAGAGCAAGCATTATTTAATAATTCCGTTAAAGCTGTAACAGAATTAGTTGCTGATATGGATAGATTAGGATTTTAA
- the rplU gene encoding 50S ribosomal protein L21, which translates to MYAIVDILGQQFKVEENTKYYVPKLDSEVNKSITFDNILLFSDGKTTTIGNPSVKGVKVKAKILEHLKDEKVLVFKKIRRKSYKLKNGHRQQLSRIEVTNISSSKSKAAEKES; encoded by the coding sequence ATGTACGCAATTGTTGATATATTAGGACAACAATTTAAAGTTGAGGAAAATACTAAGTATTACGTCCCAAAATTAGATTCTGAAGTTAATAAATCTATTACTTTTGATAATATTTTACTTTTTTCTGATGGAAAAACAACAACAATTGGAAATCCTTCTGTTAAAGGAGTAAAAGTAAAAGCTAAAATCTTAGAACATTTAAAAGATGAAAAAGTTTTAGTTTTCAAAAAAATCAGAAGAAAATCATACAAATTAAAAAATGGTCACAGACAACAGCTTTCAAGAATTGAAGTAACAAATATTTCTTCGTCTAAATCTAAAGCTGCAGAGAAGGAGAGTTAA
- the phoU gene encoding phosphate signaling complex protein PhoU, with the protein MERQFEIHLGKLRTRIIKMSSLVEDQMELAIRAINEENLELTNLIIEREDKINKLDRKIERTCQKIIALSQPVAIDLRLVLSALTINTNLERLGDLAKNIARSFQTLKKKPIFLNSTKFHDMTIIVRKMIKDAIDSFNNNDAALAKKVIEADVNLDNLFAENRKIIINIMKENSNNIDEALSLLEISRHLERAGDHSTNIAEDVYFIVEAQLIKHKYEKYIFSEIEDEEEEDN; encoded by the coding sequence ATGGAAAGACAATTTGAAATTCATTTAGGAAAATTAAGAACGCGAATTATAAAAATGTCAAGTTTGGTCGAAGATCAAATGGAACTTGCAATTCGCGCAATAAATGAAGAAAATCTTGAATTAACAAATTTAATTATTGAGCGTGAAGATAAAATAAATAAACTTGATCGTAAAATTGAAAGAACATGCCAAAAAATTATTGCGTTAAGTCAGCCGGTTGCAATTGATTTAAGACTTGTACTTTCCGCATTAACAATAAATACAAATTTGGAACGACTTGGCGATTTAGCAAAAAATATTGCAAGAAGTTTTCAAACTTTGAAGAAAAAACCAATTTTCCTAAATTCTACAAAGTTTCATGATATGACAATTATTGTTAGAAAGATGATAAAAGACGCAATTGATTCTTTTAACAATAACGATGCTGCGCTTGCTAAAAAAGTGATAGAAGCTGATGTAAACCTTGATAATCTTTTTGCAGAAAACAGAAAAATTATAATTAATATAATGAAAGAAAATTCCAATAATATTGATGAAGCTTTAAGTTTATTGGAAATCAGCAGACATTTGGAAAGAGCCGGAGATCATTCCACAAATATTGCCGAAGATGTATATTTTATTGTTGAAGCTCAGCTAATAAAACATAAATATGAAAAATATATTTTCTCGGAAATTGAAGATGAAGAAGAAGAAGATAATTAG